The proteins below are encoded in one region of Crassostrea angulata isolate pt1a10 unplaced genomic scaffold, ASM2561291v2 HiC_scaffold_121, whole genome shotgun sequence:
- the LOC128169366 gene encoding sporozoite surface protein 2-like yields MEHDAAPVSNTNDAVTVFNPNDAAIVSNPNEAATVTNPNDAATVTNPNNAASVSNPSDAATVTYPNNAVTVFNPNNAVTVTNPNDAATVSNPNDAATVTNPNEAVTVSNPNGAVIFTHQNEAAIATNLNDAVKDANPNNAATFTNTNDDTSVSNPHDATTVTNTNDAATVTNTHQMFETNLYLDVSHVISFKNFENA; encoded by the exons ATGGAACATGATGCTGCACCTGTTTCCAACACAAATGATGCTGTAACTGTTTTCAACCCAAATGATGCTGCTATTGTGTCCAACCCAAATGAGGCTGCTACTGTTACCAACCCAAATGATGCTGCAACTGTTACCAACCCAAATAATGCTGCTTCTGTGTCCAACCCAAGTGATGCTGCAACTGTTACCTACCCAAATAATGCTGTAACTGTTTTCAACCCAAATAATGCTGTAACTGTTACCAACCCAAATGATGCTGCTACTGTGTCCAACCCAAATGATGCTGCAACTGTTACCAACCCAAATGAAGCTGTAACAGTTTCCAACCCAAATGGTGCCGTAATATTTACCCACCAAAATGAGGCTGCAATAGCTACCAACCTAAATGATGCTGTAAAAGATGCCAACCCAAATAATGCTGCAACTTTTACCAACACAAATGATGACACATCAGTTTCCAACCCACATGACGCTACAACTGTTACCAACACAAATGATGCTGCAACTGTAACCAACACACATCAGATGTTTGAGACAAACCTATATTTGGATGTCTCCCATGTTATAAGTTTTAAAA ACTTTGAGAATGCCTAG